A window of the Cryptococcus depauperatus CBS 7841 chromosome 5, complete sequence genome harbors these coding sequences:
- a CDS encoding rRNA 2'-O-methyltransferase fibrillarin has translation MTFGDRGGRGGARGGRGGGRGGGGGRGGARGGFGGGFGGGRGAARGGAGARGRGAPRGGGRGGRGGGRGGKPGLGMRGAGSVTLEPHKHEGVYIAKGKEHLLVTRNMTPGESVYGEKRISIATTNAEGEEEKIEYRVWNPFRSKLAAGILGGLDNIYIKPGAKVLYLGAASGSSVSHVSDVVGPDGVVYAVEFSHRPGRELIGMAKKRTNVVPIVDDARHPQKYRMLVQMVDVIFADVAQPDQARIIALNAHHFLKNGGAIVISIKANCIDSTAPAAQVFASEVNNMRKEGIKPKEQLTLEPYERDHAIVVGIYQRHT, from the exons atgaCATTCGGAGACAGAGGCGGTCGTGGCGGTGCTCGAGGTGGCCGAGGTGGTGGTcgtggaggtggaggtggaagaggaggtgCTCGAGGTGGATTTGGTGGTGGATTTGGTGGTGGTCGTGGTGCTGCTCGGGGTGGTGCTGGCGCTCGAG GGCGAGGTGCTCCTCGAGGTGGTGGTCGCGGCGGACGAGGTGGTGGCCGTGGTGGCAAACCTGGTCTCGGTATGAGAGGCGCGGGAAGCGTGACGTTGGAACCCCACAAGCATGAAGGTGTCTACATCGCCAAGGGAAAGGAGCATCTTTTGGTTACCCGAAATATGACCCCGGGAGAGTCTGTCTATGGAGAAAAGCGAATTAGCATTGCTACCACCAATGCGGAGggcgaagaggaaaagatagagTACCGAGTTTGGAATCCGTTTAGGAGCAAGCTGGCGGCTGGTATATTGGGTGGTCTCGACAACATCTAT ATCAAACCCGGAGCCAAGGTTCTCTACCTCGGTGCTGCTTCTGGTTCCTCTGTCTCTCATGTCTCGGACGTCGTTGGTCCGGATGGGGTTGTCTATGCTGTTGAATTCTCCCACCGACCTGGACGAGAGCTGATTGGGATGGCCAAAAAGAGGACCAACGTTGTCC ccattgttgatgatgcCCGACACCCGCAAAAGTATCGCATGCTCGTCCAAATGGTCGATGTCATTTTTGCCGACGTTGCCCAGCCAGATCAAGCACGTATCATTGCCCTCAATGCGCATCATTTCCTCAAGAACGGCGGAGCTATCGTTATCTCTATCAAGGCCAATTGTATCGATTCGACGGCGCCCGCCGCACAAGTGTTTGCGAGTGAAGTCAACAacatgagaaaagaggGTATCAAACCCAAGG AACAACTTACACTTGAACCTTATGAGCGAGATCATGCCATTGTTGTCGGTATCTATCAACGCCACACCTAA
- a CDS encoding tubulin gamma chain — protein sequence MGREIISLQAGQAGNQIGAQVINTILTSPFKGLYNPENIYVSKDGGGAGNNWAQGYSAGEKVYDDLMEMIDREADGSDSLEVSTVMAASTTTLRYPSYMNNDLVGIIASLIPTPRCHFLMTSYTPFTGDEIDKAKSIRKTTTLDVMRRLLQPKNRMVSTTSTKSSAYISCLNIISGDVDPTDVHKSLLRIRERQLANFIPWGPASIQVALTRRRGMGAGSNRVSGVMMANHTSMASLFKRMIHQYDMLRKRNAFLEQYKKEEMFADGLDEFDDARRVVAELQEEYLAAERPDYIDYGGE from the exons ATGGGCAGAGAAATAATATCGCTACAAGCAGGTCAAGCTGGAAATCAAA TTGGCGCACAA GTCATCAACACTATCCTGACGTCGCCATTCAAAGGGCTCTACAATCCGGAAAACATTTATGTCTCCAAAGATGGTGGCGGTGCGGGCAATAACTGGGCTCAGGGGTACAGTGCAGGCGAAAAGGTCTATGATGatttgatggagatgattGATCGAGAGGCAGATGGAAGCGATTCTCTAGAG GTATCGACAGTGATGGCAGCGTCGACGACCACGCTCCGATATCCCTCCTATATGAATAACGACCTCGTCGGTATTATAGCCAGTCTTATACCTACACCAAGATGTCACTTTTTGATGACTTCTTATACTCCATTTACTGGTGATGAAATTGACAAG GCGAAATCAATTCGCAAAACAACGACTCTTGACGTCATGCGGCGGCTTCTCCAGCCGAAAAACCGCATGGTGTCTACAACATCTACCAAATCATCTGCCTATATTTCTTGCCTCAACATCATTTCTGGGGATGTTGACCCGACAGATGTGCACAAGTCATTGTTGAGAATACGTGAAAGGCAGCTTGCAAATTTTATTCCATGGGGTCCAGCCAGCATACAAGTCGcattgacaagaagaagagggatgGGAGCGGGGAGCAATAGAGTCAGTGGCGTGATGATGGCAAACCATACAAGCATGGCTTCT CTCTTCAAAAGGATGATTCATCAATACGATATGCTTCGTAAGCGCAATGCGTTTTTGGAACAATATAAAAAGGAGGAAATGTTTGCGGATGGATTAGATGAGTTTGACGATGCGCGCCGAGTCGTTGCAGAGTTGCAGGAAGAGTACCTGGCAGCAGAGAGACCGGATTATATCGATTACGGCGGCGAGTAG